In Porites lutea chromosome 1, jaPorLute2.1, whole genome shotgun sequence, a single genomic region encodes these proteins:
- the LOC140927424 gene encoding uncharacterized protein, translating into MPFFGPAPAHAENTSSCFLLYVNEIPECIPCPSDMFADDTLLHNSAPVNEVSIPIQAGLLCISNWCGQWLLTVCEAKCKCMRITRSKVNGQCSYSINSLPLEQVVTHKHLGVTFSSDLSWKHHVLAIAAKANRILGLLKRTFGRCSEAIITGYKTMVRPIIEYACPVWNPHQVYLSDKLERIQRNVSRCILGGPIDYTERLQYLGWMELKSPL; encoded by the exons ATGCCCTTTTTTGGACCTGCTCCAGCTCACGCCGAAAATACTTCATCTTGTTTTTTACTCTACGTAAATGAAATCCCCGAATGTATTCCTTGTCCTAGTGATATGTTTGCAGATGATACTTTACTCCACAACTCAGCACCCGTCAATGAAGTCTCAATTCCAATCCAAGCTGGTTTACTCTGTATTTCCAACTGGTGCGGGCAGTGGCTTTTAACGGTGTGTGAAGCTAAATGCAAGTGCATGAGAATAACAAGATCTAAGGTTAATGGACAGTGTTCGTATTCCATCAACTCTTTACCCCTGGAACAAGTAGTTACCCACAAGCATCTGGGTGTAACATTCTCATCTGATCTATCTTGGAAACATCATGTCCTTGCAATAGCTGCTAAAGCCAACAGGATCTTGGGTCTACTTAAACGTACATTTGGCAGGTGCTCTGAAGCAATAATAACTGGATACAAAACAATGGTTCGTCCTATCATCGAATACGCATGTCCCGTTTGGAATCCACATCAAGTCTACctgtcagacaaacttgaaagaaTCCAAAGAAATGTCTCACGCTGTATCCTTGGTGGACCTATTGATTATACCGAACGTCTGCAATACCTTGGTTGGATGGAGCTTAAGTCCC ctttgtag